The following proteins are co-located in the Besnoitia besnoiti strain Bb-Ger1 chromosome Unknown contig00007, whole genome shotgun sequence genome:
- a CDS encoding uncharacterized protein (encoded by transcript BESB_072130) yields MNTPGDSHRNQVWYDAAAESEPLQVAGSRPAHCEGLAPLTPRESIQIGCLIPGVLQQNKGCHRAVNAAVAGGLQSLNIAISSQQGSMLARIQYFRGQLDVVCPAGRAAPKIDWQDRMWDVEMEDVSGALEEVDVEMEDATRAEVDVEMEEVREEKNLQSLEKFRGGTFA; encoded by the exons ATGAACACACCGGGAGATAGCCATCGCAATCAAGTCTGGTATGAtgccgcggcagagagcgaacCGCTTCAGGTAGCTGGGAGCAGACCGGCCCACTGTGAGGGCCTCGCTCCCTTGACTCCGAGAGAAAGCATCCAGATCGGCTGCTTGATCCCCGGGGTATTGCAGCAAAACAAAGGCTGCCACAGAGCAGTGAATGCAGCCGTGGCTGGTGGCCTTCAAAGCTTGAACATCGCCATCAGCA GTCAACAAGGGAGCATGTTAGCGCGGATTCAGTATTTTCGCGGTCAGCTGGACGTCGTATGCCCtgccgggcgcgcggccccGAAGATCGACTGGCAAGATCGGATGTGGGACGTCGAGATGGAAGACGTGAGCGGCGCCCTCGAAGAAGTGGACGTCGAGATGGAGGATGCGACGCGTGCTGAGGTCGATGTGGAGATGGAGGAGgtgcgagaagagaaaaacttGCAGTCTTTAGAGAAGTTTCGTGGGGGAACATTCGCTTAG
- a CDS encoding uncharacterized protein (encoded by transcript BESB_072120) — MAGSREGTVFCAVRFNCHCNQTQIGDQVCLLGSTAALGKWSFSHRVPLTTSPELYPRWYTERPVLLPAYADVRYKFLICNKDAPLCQACRYEPAASFGAGADASGSARGASLVTASSQLGDDAGAGFGLEEGESAGWGRGRSLLARGGDGATLVYDGKTAARHRDAKHGNSCGLAISTSDIVQSQKCCGAVMKGEWEAAKRWENIRGQQGDRVLSLTSHAVEVFDTFGAEPSSHTVPGGASAGFPTHRKRSSSCAPLCRAPLSSRGDFGPPSAATGGRHPESGCCCVSLCRAAWSEAGREDEFYLAGAHSLPGGGGGPFHAPGGGQRHSSRASQRSSYASSAVSYAEPAYATRKGGVRSLVPPLEVAAALPSPESPNSRMARDAVCADAAVSSASAAHTYFSRLKRFDDFDSLHQLPSSPGAPFSPLAAAGLVAPEGYRTRRRHSTGCYGGHPGASWCAAPLYGGGLVPPPVVPSPLASDSFRAALDSMAAYYPAQGLYDLVPIAPGSSPRRVPRHLRDHKAPSLSPSTGDEKATELSRVKPGARLSSKSGRCGGRVEGDAGTEKNLKPRKARSAPQADASSLEEGRGKVEQEGGQEKAIKNVGEFNFLQALGQLSSTPLHEYLRMLNGENKLPTVSSTVLSLALASSLCSAAPCPALLPSSPGGLKEVLAAKVASFPPSAAPETGPSGPLSGEEGARPEEEKREGNKEAAQGGANAALEKAQEAEEAADFQLSKAAAHHLEDAAVAAAEAAIARLESRLFRTVQEAVCTPRVPAGKHESDGRKRTRKREEGDHAEAREGRREGDDRGHSRFSSGASSNRHCSSSIRCVSSSSSAGNLPYSDESVRELSACSFRRDSASPESSAALSPRKEWKRSEEETKKWREDSRDRLACLQDEVRCLASALFEIRREQAFARQLLAALCGSLERAFEDRKLDEGSCSPVFSSPRLYAGQLKQMRDSHSERETPGHTTCEKTQRWASADATPDAPARFRDAVRSCLASGGPRKAAEGRPAKDERRGSDPEQLEERAVQCFSLEGSPSCLESEVELEEESRAETEDAGEQGTKREPLKEEEEVPGDTPNPEAQALRARGEPETAP; from the exons ATGGCAGGGTCACGGGAAGGCACGGTATTCTGCGCAGTCAGATTCAACTGTCACTGCAACCAAACTCAGATTG GCGACCAGGTTTGCCTGTTGGGCAGTacggcggcgctgggcaAATGGTCCTTTTCTCATCGCGTGCCGCTGACGACCTCGCCGGAGCTGTATCCTCGCTGGTACACAGAGCGTCCTGTCCTGCTCCCCGCGTACGCCGACGTCCGATACAAGTTCCTGATTTGCAATAAAGACGCGCCCCTGTGTCAGGCCTGTCGCTACGAGCCAGCGGCGTCTTTcggggcgggcgccgacgcctccggcagcgcgcggggCGCCTCGCTGGTCACCGCGTCTTCTCagctcggcgacgacgctggGGCCGGCTTCGggctggaggagggcgagagcgcgggCTGGGGCCGTGGGCGGTCGCTGCTGGCCCgggggggcgacggcgcgactCTCGTCTACGACGGCAAGACGGCTGCCCGACACCGCGACGCGAAGCACGGCAACTCCTGCGGGCTCGCCATCAGCACCAGCGACATCGTGCAGAGCCAAaagtgctgcggcgccgtcatGAAGGGCGAGTGGGAGGCTGCGAAGCGCTGGGAGAATATCCGCGGTCAACAGGGCGACCGAGTCCTCAGCCTCACCAGCCACGCCGTCGAGGTCTTCGACACCTTCG GTGCGGAGCCGTCCTCCCACACCGTGCCCGGGGGGGCCTCGGCGGGGTTTCCGACCCACCGCAAGCGGTCGTCGTCTTGCGCCCCGCTGTGTCGGGCCCCTTTGTCCTCTCGAGGCGACTTCGGGCCTCCGAGCGCCGCTACAGGAGGCCGCCACCCCGAGAGTGGCTGCTGTTGTGTgtcgctctgccgcgccgcatggagcgaggcggggagagaagacgagttttacctcgccggcgcgcactCGCTGCCTGGCGGGGGCGGTGGCCCCTTCCATGCCCCAGGAGGAGGGCAGCGCCACAGTTCGCGGGcttcgcagcgcagcagctacgcgtcgtccgccgtgTCGTACGCGGAGCCCGCCTACGCCACGAGAAAGGGCGGCGTGCGGTCTTTAGTCCCGCCGCTGgaagtcgccgcggcgctgccgtcgccagaGTCTCCCAACAGCCGCATggcccgcgacgccgtctgcgccgatgctgcggtctcctccgcgtctgctgcgcacaCGTATTTTTCGCGCCTGAAGCGATTTGATGATTTCGACAGCCTTCACCAGCTACCGTCTTCCCCCggcgcgcccttctcgccgctaGCCGCCGCGGGACTTGTCGCCCCTGAAGGCTACCGCACCCGACGACGCCACAGCACGGGCTGCTACGGGGGGCACCCAGGGGCGTCGtggtgcgcggcgccgctttATGGCGGCGGCCTGGTGCCCCCGCCTGTCGTACCCTCGCCCCTAGCGTCAGactccttccgcgccgccctcgactCCATGGCAGCCTACTACCCCGCCCAGGGGCTCTACGACCTCGTTCCGATCGCGCCAGGCTCCAGTCCCCGCCGGGTGCCGAGGCACCTCCGCGATCACAAGGCGCcgtccctctcgccttccacGGGCGACGAGAAGGCCACGGAACTGAGTCGAGTCAAGCCCGGCGCGAGGCTGAGTTCCAAGTCGGGCCgttgcggcggccgcgtcgagggagacgcagggaCAGAAAAGAACCTGAAGCCAAGGAAAGCCCGAAGCGCGCCTCAGGCCGACGCCAGCTCGCTGGAGGAGGGCAGAGGGAAAGTGGAGCAGGAAGGAGGACAAGAGAAGGCCATCAAGAATGTGGGCGAG TTCAACTTCCTGCAGGCGCTGGGGCAGTTGTCTTCCACTCCGCTGCACGAATATCTCCGGATGCTCAACGGCGAGAACAAGCTGCCGACCGTCTCCTCAACTGTCCTTTCACTggccctcgcctcgtcgctttgctccgccgcgccgtgtcccgcgctgctgccctcgtcgcccggcGGCCTCAAGGAAGTGCTGGCCGCGAAG GTTGCTTCATTtccgccttcggcggcgcccgagaCAGGCCCGTCTGGACCTCTGTCAGGTGAAGAGGGTGCCAGGCCGGAAGAGGAAAAGCGAGAAGGAAACAAAgaggctgcgcagggcggcgcaaACGCTGCTTTAGAGAAGGCAcaagaggcggaagaggcggcggatTTTCAGCTCTCCAAGGCAGCAGCGCATCAcctcgaagacgccgcggtcgccgcagcggaagcTGCGATTGCGCGGCTGGAGAGCAGGTTGTTCAGGACCGTCCAGGAggctgtatgtacaccgcgTGTGCCTGCAGGGAAGCATGAGAGCGACGGGAGGAAGCGGACGCgcaagcgcgaggagggagaccacgcagaagcgcgagagggcagaagagaaggcgacgaccgCGGTCACTCTCGCTtcagcagcggcgcttcgAGTAACAGGCACTGTTCCTCGTCTATCAGATgcgtttcttcctcctcctcggccggGAATCTCCCGTACAGCGACGAGTCTGTGCGGGAGTTGTCGGCCTGTTCGTTCCGCCGGGACAGCGCGTCTCCAGAGTCATCGGCGGCCCTTTCTCCGCGGAAAGAGTGGAAGAGGtcggaggaggagacgaagaagtgGAGAGAAGATTCGCGCGACCGGCTCGCGTGCTTGCAGGACGAagtccgctgcctcgcgtcaGCTCTCTTTGAGATTCGGCGTGAGCAAGCATttgcgcggcagctgctcgccgcgctctgcgggTCCCTCGAGCGCGCCTTCGAAGACCGGAAACTCGATGAAGGCTCCTGTTCAcccgtcttctcctcgcctcgcctctacGCGGGCCAGTTGAAACAAATGCGGGATAGCCACAGCGAGAGGGAAACGCCAGGGCACACAACCTGCGAGAAAACCCAGAGATGGGCCTCAGCAGACGCAacgcccgacgcgccggccCGCTTCCGCGATGCcgtgcgcagctgcctggcCTCAGGCGGGCCGCGCAAAGCTGCGGAGGGGCGCCCAGCCAAAGACGAGAGGCGAGGGTCCGACCCCGAGCAACTCGAAGAGAGAGCCGTGCAGTGCTTCTCCCTCGAAGGCTCGCCTTCGTGCCTCGAAAGCGAAGTCGAACTGGAAGAGGAAAGTCGTGCAGAAACGGAAGATGCAGGCGAGCAGGGAACAAAGCGAGAGCCCCtaaaagaggaagaggaagtaCCAGGCGACACGCCAAATCCCGAAGCTCaggctctgcgtgcgcgcggcgaaccTGAAACAGCACCCTAA